The following proteins are co-located in the Bacteroidales bacterium genome:
- the hypD gene encoding hydrogenase formation protein HypD — translation MRFIDEYRDKELVLKLSEEIRKTSTKPVSLMEVCGGHTMSIQRFGLPSLLPVTIRLLSGPGCPVCVSSRKFLDQAIAYSRLPNVIITTYGDLIRVPGSTSTLDREKANGADIRIVYSVMDSLEIACKNPDKKIVFLGIGFETTSPASAAAILSAYKQKISNFHLFSSHKVMPPAMAALVDEGVKINGYIAPGHVSAITGVSIYKDIAEKYHLGCVIAGFEPVDLMEAILMLVRQFEDNEPKVEIQYRRAVRPEGNIRAREMLDEVFEFRDDWWRGLGILPASGMGIREKYAAFDAEKMLTVEVEPTREDKGCMCGEILKGLKNPKECKLFAKSCTPQNPAGPCMVSNEGACHAFYRYNRNT, via the coding sequence ATGAGGTTCATTGATGAATACCGCGACAAAGAACTGGTCTTAAAATTATCTGAGGAAATCCGCAAAACTTCCACCAAACCAGTTTCATTGATGGAAGTTTGCGGAGGGCATACCATGTCGATACAGCGTTTCGGACTTCCTTCTTTATTACCGGTAACTATAAGGCTGCTTTCAGGCCCCGGATGCCCGGTCTGCGTTTCAAGCAGGAAGTTTCTTGACCAGGCCATTGCCTACAGCCGATTGCCAAATGTCATTATCACTACTTACGGTGACCTCATCCGGGTGCCTGGATCTACGTCGACACTGGACAGGGAAAAAGCTAATGGTGCAGATATCCGGATTGTATATTCAGTAATGGATTCACTGGAGATTGCCTGTAAAAACCCGGATAAGAAAATAGTCTTCCTTGGCATCGGTTTTGAAACCACATCGCCGGCCAGTGCTGCTGCTATATTAAGTGCTTACAAGCAAAAAATCAGCAATTTTCACCTGTTCAGCTCACATAAGGTCATGCCCCCTGCAATGGCCGCCTTAGTGGATGAAGGAGTCAAGATCAATGGCTATATTGCTCCGGGACATGTCAGCGCCATCACCGGAGTATCAATTTACAAAGACATAGCTGAAAAGTACCATTTAGGTTGCGTAATTGCCGGGTTTGAGCCTGTTGACCTGATGGAAGCTATCTTAATGCTGGTAAGGCAGTTTGAAGATAATGAACCTAAAGTCGAAATCCAGTACCGCAGGGCAGTCAGGCCTGAAGGGAATATCAGGGCCAGGGAAATGCTGGATGAAGTATTTGAATTCCGGGATGACTGGTGGAGAGGCCTGGGTATTTTACCAGCCAGTGGAATGGGAATCCGCGAAAAATATGCTGCATTTGACGCCGAAAAGATGCTGACCGTTGAGGTTGAACCTACCCGCGAAGATAAAGGCTGCATGTGCGGGGAAATACTGAAAGGGCTGAAAAATCCAAAAGAATGCAAACTGTTTGCAAAAAGCTGCACTCCGCAGAATCCGGCCGGCCCCTGCATGGTTTCAAACGAAGGTGCATGCCATGCCTTTTACCGTTATAACAGAAATACTTAA
- a CDS encoding DUF4440 domain-containing protein, with protein MKSLTWFFTTLLLLTLMQTGCDQAGRNKLMTNELMELDREFARQSVEKGAHDSFLAYIDDSCVLLRPNRTPVIGREKIEEMFSTPDTSFTLNWKPLFADISKSGDLGYTYGIYTVEMDSPEGTLVTKEGTYATIWKKNKQGKWKFVLDTGNQGLGKKTGETE; from the coding sequence ATGAAATCTTTGACTTGGTTCTTCACTACCTTACTTTTGCTTACTCTGATGCAGACTGGCTGTGATCAAGCCGGCAGGAATAAACTCATGACCAATGAATTAATGGAACTTGACCGTGAGTTTGCCAGGCAGTCAGTTGAAAAAGGTGCACATGACTCATTTTTGGCTTACATAGATGATAGTTGTGTCTTATTGAGGCCGAACCGCACCCCGGTTATTGGCCGGGAAAAGATAGAAGAAATGTTCAGTACACCCGACACATCTTTTACTCTTAATTGGAAACCTTTGTTTGCAGATATTTCCAAGTCCGGTGACCTGGGTTATACCTATGGAATTTATACTGTAGAGATGGACTCACCCGAGGGCACTCTGGTGACGAAAGAAGGCACATATGCCACCATTTGGAAAAAAAATAAACAGGGAAAATGGAAATTTGTTCTTGATACAGGAAACCAGGGATTAGGAAAGAAAACCGGGGAGACTGAATAA